The nucleotide sequence ATAGGAGATACGATAAACAAAAATGGAATTTTTACAAAATTGAGATAGACTGAAATTAAAGGGGAATTAAAATTTTTATGACAGCAATAATTGTATATTCATGCTTAACTATGTGTATAGTATATTTTCACATGCAGCTAAAAGCATTTTTTACAAAATTAATCAGATGTTGTAAAAAATGCTTTGATATTTTTTTATTATTAATAGAAATGTTAAAATTAATTTTCTATCTATTAATTATTAAAAATAAATTTTATATATTTATAATAATATCAATAATAGCTTTAATTACAATTAATATAATAATTTAATTCATTGTATTAATTGTAATTAAGCTAAATCCCAATATTCCATAAAGAAATTTAAACTTTAAATAATAAAATTATTATTTCTTATAAGTTTCTATATATTCCATAATTAAAGTCCTTATAAAACCAGAAGCTGTTAATCCCTTTTTATCTAAAATGGAATAAAATTTAACCCAATATTCATCTTTCAATCCTACACTTATTTGCTTGATAGTCATCTTTGATCTACCAAGCTTAACATTTGAAATGTTGTTGGCAACAGCATCATTATCAGAGTTAAAAGCAAATTTAGATTTACTAACATTTTGTTTAATAATTTCCTCTAAATCAACCTCTTTACTTATAGGCATAAAGCATCCCCCAATCTTGAAAGTTCCAGAATAGACTTACTCTCAGGATAATAATCAAAAATAGACTTTTTATATAGCTGAGATTCTGCTATTTTAGCATCTTGTCCAACCTCATAAAGATCATATCCAAAGGTTTTAAATTGTTTTAAGTGTAAATTATGTCTTTTAAAATTTTTATTGAGCATATTGCAAATAATCTTCTCATGCTTAACCTTTTTCCTATAAGATTTTAACAAAAAATCAAACTCTTCCTTAAAAATATTAATTCCTTCAAGGCTTAAAAATTCCGGAGTAAGTGGAGTAACAACTTCGGACATTGCAAGAATAATCCTTCGTTCCCAAAGCTCAAAACTGGGAGATAAATCAAAAATTGCCAATTCAAATCCCAATTTCTCTAATTCTAAACAAAAATCATCTATCAAATATGGAAAATCTTGCAATTTGTGTTGCACATCTCTTCTAAAAGTTCCACTGGGCACACATGGCAAAATATAAAAATTTTTTTGTATTTGTTTTAACACTTGATATATATCTGCCTTCTTTAAAAGAGAATCTTTAATATCTAATCTAAGAATTTCATGATTAAGAAACCATGTAGAAGAACTTCCCTGCTGTATATCACAATCAACTAATATAACTTTTTTTGTTTTAGATAAATAGCTTGCAATATTACCGCTTAAGGTAGTTTTGCCAACACCGCCTTTTTGAATATGAAATGCTATTTTTTTCATGCAAACTTCCTTTTAATTATTTTATATCATATATTAATTATTTTATATCATATATTAATTATTTTATATCATATATTAATTATTTTATATCATATATTAATTATTTTATATCATATATTAATTATTTTATATCATATATTAATTATTTTACATGGAATACTATTTTAAATTAAAGAAATGGCTTCTTGCTT is from Borrelia maritima and encodes:
- a CDS encoding ParA family protein, whose protein sequence is MKKIAFHIQKGGVGKTTLSGNIASYLSKTKKVILVDCDIQQGSSSTWFLNHEILRLDIKDSLLKKADIYQVLKQIQKNFYILPCVPSGTFRRDVQHKLQDFPYLIDDFCLELEKLGFELAIFDLSPSFELWERRIILAMSEVVTPLTPEFLSLEGINIFKEEFDFLLKSYRKKVKHEKIICNMLNKNFKRHNLHLKQFKTFGYDLYEVGQDAKIAESQLYKKSIFDYYPESKSILELSRLGDALCL